The Caulifigura coniformis genome includes a region encoding these proteins:
- a CDS encoding serine/threonine-protein kinase, with amino-acid sequence MPAETPARRVGPFQLEEKLGVGGMGVVYKATYLKTGQKVALKMLAPDLTADPKVAKRFEREMEILQKLKHPNIIRYYGGSTTGNQRWYAMELIAGGSMDRIIKEKGKIAWEDVIDYGIQIAMALEHSHAAGIIHRDLKPANLLLAPNNTVKLTDFGIARDTDATALTQAGKTVGTMAYMAPEQITGKQPVSRKTDLYSLGCVLFEMLTGKTPFEAPTQPEVMFKHLEAEPPSVRELAWQTPVWLEELIEELLAKDPNDRPFDALAVQVKLQEVKKKVADKKTVVGETKGAAAGVTMHGDAVVTKAHTKKKKKKKEVTPVYERGWFLALTFLVVVGGAAGWYLLKRYKPEDQRFAEVQQAVQSGEIDDLLNAESLIERMHADFPEGKHKDAVQRMLDDISAIRAERNLNLRLNLGKDPETEGERLWVNAKQFEKAGDRVIALEKYRAMEKLLSKDAGERPFRSLARRQAEKIEAEIGGKGDRTAFINQWLVDADTAFRKGNRAEAQKIWKSIYDLYGSMPEFHAQVQQADARLARPESALAPPAPPAGTR; translated from the coding sequence ATGCCCGCTGAAACTCCCGCTCGACGCGTCGGCCCGTTCCAGCTCGAGGAAAAACTCGGGGTCGGCGGAATGGGCGTCGTCTACAAGGCGACCTACCTCAAAACGGGGCAGAAAGTCGCGCTCAAGATGCTCGCTCCGGACCTCACGGCCGACCCGAAGGTCGCCAAGCGGTTCGAGCGGGAAATGGAGATCCTGCAGAAGCTGAAGCATCCCAACATCATTCGCTACTACGGCGGGAGTACGACCGGCAACCAGCGCTGGTATGCGATGGAACTGATCGCCGGCGGCTCGATGGATCGGATCATCAAAGAGAAGGGAAAGATCGCCTGGGAGGACGTCATCGACTATGGCATCCAGATCGCGATGGCCCTCGAGCATTCCCACGCGGCCGGAATCATTCACCGCGATCTCAAGCCGGCCAACCTGCTGCTGGCGCCGAACAACACCGTCAAACTGACCGACTTCGGCATCGCCCGCGACACTGATGCCACGGCGCTCACGCAGGCCGGAAAAACCGTCGGGACGATGGCCTACATGGCGCCCGAGCAGATCACCGGCAAACAGCCGGTGTCGCGAAAGACCGACCTGTATTCGCTGGGTTGCGTGCTGTTCGAAATGCTGACCGGCAAGACGCCGTTCGAGGCGCCGACGCAGCCGGAGGTGATGTTCAAGCATCTCGAGGCCGAACCGCCTTCCGTGCGCGAGCTCGCCTGGCAGACTCCCGTGTGGCTTGAAGAGCTGATTGAAGAGCTCCTCGCGAAAGACCCGAACGACCGCCCGTTCGACGCCCTGGCAGTGCAGGTCAAGCTGCAGGAGGTGAAGAAGAAGGTCGCCGACAAGAAGACCGTCGTCGGCGAAACGAAGGGGGCGGCTGCCGGCGTAACGATGCACGGGGACGCCGTCGTCACCAAGGCTCACACGAAGAAGAAAAAAAAGAAGAAGGAAGTCACGCCGGTCTATGAGCGTGGCTGGTTCCTGGCGCTGACTTTCCTGGTCGTCGTCGGCGGGGCGGCTGGCTGGTATCTGCTCAAACGCTACAAGCCCGAAGATCAGCGTTTCGCGGAAGTGCAGCAGGCGGTTCAGAGCGGAGAGATCGACGACCTGCTGAATGCCGAGAGTCTCATTGAAAGAATGCATGCCGATTTTCCCGAAGGGAAACACAAGGACGCAGTTCAGAGGATGCTGGACGATATTTCCGCAATCCGGGCCGAGAGAAACCTCAATCTTCGGCTGAATCTCGGGAAGGACCCTGAGACCGAGGGAGAGAGGTTGTGGGTCAACGCGAAGCAGTTTGAGAAAGCGGGGGACCGTGTCATCGCGCTGGAGAAATATCGCGCGATGGAAAAGCTGCTGAGCAAAGATGCCGGCGAGCGTCCCTTCCGAAGCCTCGCCCGTCGTCAGGCCGAGAAAATCGAAGCGGAAATCGGCGGCAAGGGCGATCGGACCGCGTTCATCAATCAGTGGCTCGTCGATGCCGACACCGCGTTTCGCAAAGGGAACCGGGCCGAAGCTCAGAAGATCTGGAAAAGCATCTACGATCTGTACGGGAGCATGCCCGAGTTCCATGCCCAGGTGCAGCAGGCAGATGCTCGCCTCGCGCGCCCCGAATCGGCCCTGGCGCCGCCTGCTCCGCCCGCCGGCACACGATGA
- a CDS encoding thioredoxin domain-containing protein, with product MLSRSSFAFALIAVVSACCSAQADEWLTDLEKAKQLAREQDRAILVHFYADWCGPCKNMERNVLHTSAVQQALGKDVIGVLVNVSEHPQLGDRFGVEKFPTDIFIEPSGKHIVKSEGQKTVKEFTDSIARASARYNATVATRTPKATSPAVQPSAGVVSPSTAEPMLLGYCPVTLSNRRKWEKGVPQYAATFQGQTYHMATEESFKDFQQNPGRYAPQFLGCDPVLVAKTDRAVLGSTRFAAFYDDVLYLFSSDDTRKQFKSDPDKFIREKVVLDLDQIETVTK from the coding sequence ATGCTTAGCCGCTCGTCATTCGCTTTCGCCCTGATCGCGGTTGTGTCAGCGTGCTGTTCGGCCCAGGCGGATGAGTGGCTGACGGATCTCGAAAAAGCCAAACAGCTCGCCCGCGAACAGGATCGTGCCATTCTCGTTCACTTCTATGCCGACTGGTGCGGCCCCTGCAAAAACATGGAGCGCAACGTGCTCCACACCTCCGCAGTGCAGCAGGCCCTCGGGAAGGATGTGATCGGCGTTCTCGTGAACGTCAGCGAGCATCCGCAGCTTGGCGACCGGTTCGGCGTCGAAAAGTTCCCGACCGACATCTTCATCGAGCCTTCCGGCAAGCACATCGTGAAGTCGGAAGGTCAGAAGACCGTCAAGGAATTCACGGACTCGATCGCCCGGGCCAGCGCTCGCTACAACGCCACCGTCGCGACGCGCACTCCCAAGGCGACCTCTCCGGCTGTTCAGCCGAGCGCCGGTGTCGTCTCGCCGTCCACGGCCGAGCCGATGCTTCTGGGGTACTGCCCGGTGACGCTGTCAAACCGCCGCAAGTGGGAGAAGGGCGTTCCGCAGTACGCGGCGACGTTCCAGGGCCAGACCTACCACATGGCCACGGAAGAATCCTTCAAGGACTTCCAGCAGAATCCGGGACGCTACGCCCCGCAGTTCCTCGGGTGTGACCCGGTCCTCGTCGCCAAGACGGACCGCGCTGTGCTCGGCAGCACCCGCTTCGCGGCCTTCTACGACGACGTGCTGTACCTGTTCAGCTCGGATGACACCCGCAAGCAGTTCAAGAGCGATCCGGACAAGTTCATCCGTGAGAAGGTCGTGCTCGACCTCGACCAGATCGAAACGGTCACAAAGTAA
- a CDS encoding LOG family protein, whose translation MSNRRFNAKSHEARPDVSEENPLPTEHQPDPQPTSNLIEEIKETADKLARDHATRGDVKIIARALKELRYAFKVFTPYRRKRKITVFGSARTKPDHPAYQEAVEFGRRMAEVGWYVVTGAGGGIMEGAHVGAGRAMSMGLNIMLPFEQSSNPIITDDPKLVHFKYFFTRKLMFVKEVHAIALFAGGFGTQDEAWETMTLIQTGKRDLMPIVCIDYPGSSYWADWLSFIKKQLLDQKWISPADLSLFKVVNSTEEAVDEVLGFYSVYNSMRFIREKLYLRLHRAPDDALLDRLNTEFADIVASGQIERVTAHAYESDDDHLAELPRLAFIFNRRDYGRLRQMVDVINAELAVENVAPNP comes from the coding sequence ACGTCGAATCTGATTGAGGAGATCAAGGAAACGGCCGACAAGCTCGCGCGCGACCATGCGACGCGGGGCGACGTCAAGATCATCGCGAGGGCGCTCAAGGAGTTGCGCTACGCGTTCAAGGTGTTCACCCCCTACCGCCGCAAGCGGAAGATCACCGTGTTCGGCTCGGCAAGGACGAAGCCTGATCACCCGGCCTACCAGGAAGCGGTGGAGTTCGGCCGGCGTATGGCGGAGGTCGGCTGGTACGTCGTGACGGGGGCGGGCGGAGGCATCATGGAAGGCGCTCATGTCGGCGCCGGACGGGCGATGTCGATGGGCCTCAACATCATGCTGCCCTTCGAGCAGAGCTCGAACCCGATCATCACCGATGATCCCAAACTCGTGCATTTCAAATACTTCTTCACGCGCAAGCTGATGTTCGTCAAAGAAGTGCATGCCATCGCGCTGTTTGCCGGCGGCTTCGGCACGCAGGACGAGGCCTGGGAGACGATGACGCTCATCCAGACCGGCAAACGCGACCTGATGCCGATCGTGTGCATCGATTACCCCGGAAGCAGCTACTGGGCCGACTGGCTGTCGTTCATCAAGAAGCAACTTCTCGACCAGAAGTGGATCTCGCCAGCCGATCTTTCGCTGTTCAAGGTGGTCAACAGCACGGAGGAAGCCGTCGACGAAGTGCTGGGCTTCTACTCCGTCTACAACAGCATGCGGTTCATCCGCGAAAAGCTGTACCTGCGTCTGCACCGGGCTCCGGATGACGCGTTGCTTGATCGGCTTAACACCGAGTTCGCTGACATCGTCGCGAGCGGACAGATTGAGCGGGTCACGGCCCACGCCTACGAATCGGATGACGACCATCTGGCCGAACTGCCGCGACTGGCATTCATCTTCAACCGCCGCGACTACGGCCGGCTGCGTCAGATGGTGGACGTCATCAACGCAGAACTGGCCGTTGAGAACGTGGCTCCCAACCCGTGA
- a CDS encoding redoxin domain-containing protein encodes MVRRGTAWSRRRAVLALGFLSGLIPGPAFPQDAGPAQGHSLHGEAFNEGPRQAARRIAGTGKVHFEVSSKAPDVQAFIDQGFGQLHGYWYYEAERSFRQAAALDPECAIAYWGMALANVNNVDRAKKFMAKATEKAGKASPREKKYLDAWKAYYDKAESTTPEKKDGEKKDAEKNDAAKKEEITKGESTRPERGRTGDRENANVARRKALVKALEGIIYDHPDDLEARALLVAQLWENNSKGVPLVSFVAMDALIKDVLSVNPEHPVHHYRIHIWDIEKANQGLAAAANCGPAAPGIAHMWHMPGHIYSKLKRYDDAAWQQEASARTDHAYMVGDLILPDQIHNYAHNNEWLTRDLTFIGRGYDALEMTKALIRNPAHPKYNAYDARKSFGFGRERMSEVLTAFELWDETLCLADSPFFNATNLESEQVRRLRLLGRACFRKGDLSRGCEVLGDVMRLKQQVIDERDAAIAKAKADGKPTGKAESDAKGRLPRLEEAIAELSGYVHLHYGAYDDAKASFAAAGKMDQSTIADLRFRSGKGDEAIDLLRREVKSHQGEVLPQARLVEMLARAGRTDDAKKEFEALRPLAADLDPRTPIFARLADLAKGWGIHGDWRTPRPAKTDVGQRPPLDSLGPFSWTVPAASPWRLPGEGGGEQALADAAGRPQVVVFSLGAECLHCSEQVQKFADERKKFAAAGLKPVIISSDPVASLHKAAEAWKGDPTEQGAPYPFPLLSDESLATFKAWRCFDDFEGRPLHGTFLVDGNGKLQWWDIGPEPFMNVDFLIEESKRLLAIDAALASPGRPQLTPCTPPSAETQAAVQPAAQ; translated from the coding sequence ATGGTGCGTCGTGGAACCGCCTGGAGTCGTCGCCGCGCCGTGCTGGCGCTCGGTTTTTTGAGCGGCCTGATCCCGGGACCCGCGTTCCCGCAGGACGCCGGGCCCGCGCAGGGGCACTCGCTGCATGGCGAGGCCTTTAACGAAGGCCCGCGCCAGGCCGCACGGCGGATCGCCGGCACGGGAAAGGTCCACTTCGAAGTTTCCTCCAAGGCCCCGGACGTCCAGGCGTTCATCGACCAGGGCTTCGGCCAGCTTCACGGTTACTGGTATTACGAGGCCGAGCGCTCATTCCGCCAGGCGGCAGCGCTCGATCCCGAATGCGCCATCGCCTACTGGGGCATGGCGCTCGCCAACGTGAACAACGTCGATCGCGCCAAGAAGTTCATGGCGAAGGCGACCGAAAAGGCGGGCAAGGCATCGCCCCGCGAGAAAAAATACCTCGACGCCTGGAAAGCCTACTACGACAAGGCCGAATCCACGACGCCCGAGAAGAAGGACGGCGAAAAGAAGGACGCCGAGAAAAACGACGCCGCAAAGAAGGAGGAGATAACCAAGGGCGAAAGCACCCGGCCCGAACGTGGGCGCACGGGAGACCGCGAAAACGCGAACGTAGCCCGCCGCAAAGCGCTGGTGAAAGCCCTCGAGGGCATCATCTACGATCACCCCGACGATCTCGAAGCCCGGGCACTCCTCGTTGCACAGCTCTGGGAGAACAACTCGAAGGGAGTGCCGCTCGTCTCGTTCGTCGCCATGGACGCTCTGATCAAGGACGTCCTGTCGGTGAACCCCGAGCATCCGGTCCACCATTACCGCATTCACATCTGGGACATCGAGAAGGCCAATCAGGGGTTGGCCGCCGCTGCGAACTGCGGCCCCGCCGCCCCCGGCATTGCGCACATGTGGCACATGCCGGGCCACATCTACTCCAAGCTGAAACGTTATGATGACGCGGCCTGGCAGCAGGAGGCCTCGGCCCGGACCGACCACGCATATATGGTCGGCGACCTGATCCTGCCCGACCAGATCCACAACTACGCCCACAACAACGAGTGGCTCACGCGAGATCTGACGTTCATCGGCCGCGGGTATGACGCGCTGGAGATGACGAAGGCCCTGATCCGCAACCCGGCCCATCCCAAATACAACGCCTACGACGCCAGGAAGAGTTTCGGCTTCGGACGCGAGCGGATGAGCGAAGTGCTGACCGCCTTCGAGCTGTGGGACGAGACGCTCTGCCTGGCGGACTCCCCATTCTTCAACGCCACCAATCTTGAGTCCGAACAGGTGCGACGGCTGCGGCTTCTCGGCCGGGCCTGCTTCCGGAAGGGTGACCTCTCCCGCGGATGCGAAGTGCTCGGCGACGTCATGCGCCTGAAGCAGCAGGTGATCGACGAGCGCGACGCGGCGATCGCGAAGGCCAAGGCCGATGGGAAACCGACCGGCAAGGCCGAGTCGGATGCCAAAGGCCGGCTCCCCCGCCTGGAGGAGGCCATCGCTGAACTGTCCGGCTACGTCCACCTGCATTACGGCGCCTATGACGACGCCAAGGCCAGCTTCGCGGCCGCGGGCAAAATGGATCAGTCGACGATTGCCGATCTCCGTTTCCGTTCCGGGAAAGGGGATGAAGCGATTGATCTCCTGCGGCGCGAAGTGAAATCGCATCAGGGCGAAGTCCTGCCACAGGCGAGGCTCGTCGAGATGCTGGCCCGCGCCGGTCGCACTGACGACGCGAAGAAAGAATTCGAAGCCCTGCGTCCTCTGGCGGCCGACCTCGATCCCCGGACGCCGATCTTCGCGCGGTTGGCCGATCTGGCCAAAGGCTGGGGAATCCACGGCGACTGGCGGACCCCGCGACCGGCCAAGACCGATGTCGGGCAGCGGCCTCCGCTCGATTCACTCGGCCCGTTCAGCTGGACGGTGCCGGCGGCATCGCCGTGGCGGCTGCCAGGCGAAGGGGGTGGAGAACAGGCCCTCGCCGATGCAGCGGGCCGGCCGCAGGTTGTCGTATTCTCTCTTGGCGCCGAGTGCCTGCACTGCAGCGAGCAGGTGCAGAAGTTCGCTGACGAACGGAAGAAATTTGCCGCTGCGGGCCTGAAGCCGGTGATCATCAGTTCCGACCCTGTGGCCAGCCTGCACAAGGCGGCCGAGGCCTGGAAAGGTGACCCCACGGAGCAAGGAGCCCCCTATCCGTTCCCGCTGCTTTCGGATGAGTCGCTGGCGACGTTCAAGGCGTGGCGCTGCTTCGACGACTTCGAAGGCCGTCCGCTGCATGGGACGTTCCTGGTCGATGGAAACGGCAAGCTGCAGTGGTGGGATATCGGCCCCGAGCCGTTCATGAATGTCGATTTCCTGATTGAGGAATCGAAGCGGCTTCTGGCGATCGATGCCGCCCTGGCGTCCCCCGGTCGGCCGCAATTGACGCCGTGCACCCCGCCGTCAGCGGAGACGCAGGCCGCCGTGCAGCCGGCGGCGCAGTGA
- a CDS encoding anthranilate synthase component II: MILLIDNYDSFVFNLARYVEELGVETQVVRNDAITVEAIERLQPQAIILSPGPCGPRDSGVCLDVVAQLGPSIPILGVCLGHQAIAYALGGRVVESGQPVHGHSSLVRHTGEGLFAGLPSPLQVGRYHSLVAEPDSLPADLEVTARTEDGVVMAIRHRKWPLSAVQFHPESVLTVGGHTMLANFLTGAGCAVDICPPGDLPPGQSPPDFYALPVEWPSAVVSLADRS, translated from the coding sequence ATGATTCTCCTCATCGACAACTACGACAGCTTCGTTTTCAACCTGGCACGGTACGTCGAAGAACTTGGCGTTGAGACGCAGGTCGTTCGCAACGACGCCATCACCGTCGAAGCGATCGAGCGACTGCAACCGCAGGCGATCATTCTCTCGCCCGGACCCTGCGGGCCGCGCGATTCCGGGGTCTGCCTCGACGTCGTCGCGCAGCTTGGACCTTCCATTCCGATCCTCGGAGTCTGCCTGGGCCACCAGGCGATCGCATACGCCCTCGGCGGCCGCGTCGTGGAATCGGGCCAACCGGTTCACGGCCATTCGTCGCTGGTCCGGCACACGGGCGAGGGACTCTTTGCCGGGCTTCCCAGTCCGCTGCAGGTGGGACGTTATCACTCACTCGTCGCCGAGCCTGATTCGCTTCCCGCCGATCTGGAAGTGACTGCCCGGACGGAAGACGGCGTGGTGATGGCCATTCGGCATCGCAAGTGGCCGTTGTCGGCCGTTCAGTTCCACCCCGAGTCTGTCCTGACGGTTGGCGGCCACACGATGCTTGCCAATTTCCTGACCGGGGCCGGGTGCGCCGTCGACATCTGCCCCCCGGGCGATCTCCCGCCGGGGCAGTCGCCGCCCGATTTCTATGCCCTCCCGGTCGAGTGGCCCTCGGCTGTGGTCTCGCTTGCTGACCGCTCCTAG